The Streptomyces sp. P9-A4 genome contains a region encoding:
- a CDS encoding Lrp/AsnC family transcriptional regulator, with protein MASRSTDSRTGTGSSPTIDAVSLAIIEQLQEDGRRPYAAIGKAVGLSEAAVRQRVQKLLDQGVMQIVAVTDPLTVGFRRQAMVGINVEGDLDPVAEALTGMAECEYVVMTAGSFDLMVEVVCEDDDHLLDVINKRIRTLPGVRSTESFVYLKLKKQTYMWGTR; from the coding sequence GTGGCCAGTCGAAGCACAGACTCCAGAACCGGAACCGGTTCGTCCCCGACGATCGACGCCGTCTCCCTGGCGATCATCGAACAGCTCCAGGAGGACGGTCGCCGCCCCTACGCGGCGATCGGCAAGGCCGTCGGCCTCTCCGAAGCCGCCGTACGGCAGCGCGTCCAGAAGCTGCTCGATCAGGGCGTCATGCAGATCGTCGCCGTCACCGACCCGCTCACCGTGGGTTTCCGACGGCAGGCGATGGTCGGCATCAACGTCGAGGGTGACCTGGATCCGGTGGCGGAAGCCCTGACAGGCATGGCCGAGTGCGAGTACGTGGTGATGACCGCGGGCTCCTTCGACCTGATGGTGGAGGTCGTCTGCGAGGACGACGACCACCTGCTGGATGTGATCAACAAGCGCATCCGGACCCTGCCCGGCGTGCGCTCAACCGAGAGCTTCGTCTACCTCAAGCTCAAGAAGCAGACCTACATGTGGGGAACCCGATAA
- a CDS encoding aspartate aminotransferase family protein translates to MGNPITVTQDLSKSAYDHLWMHFTRMSSYENSPVPTIVRGEGTYIFDDKGKRYLDGLAGLFVVNAGHGREELAEVAYKQAKELAFFPVWSYAHPKAVELAERLADYAPGDLNKVFFTTGGGEAVETAWKLAKQYFKLQGKHTKYKVISRAVAYHGTPQGALSITGLPALKAPFEPLVPGAHKVPNTNIYRAPIHGDDPEAFGRWAADQIEQEILFEGADTVAAVFLEPVQNAGGCFPPPPGYFQRVREICDQYDVLLVSDETICAFGRLGTMFACDKFGYVPDMITCAKGMTSGYSPIGACIVSDRIAEPFYKGDNTFLHGYTFGGHPVSSAVAIANLDIFDKEGLNQHVLDNEGAFFSTLQKLHDLPIVGDVRGNGFFYGIELVKDKVTKESFTDEETERVLYGFLSKALFDNGLYCRADDRGDPVIQLAPPLIADQGTFDEIEGILRSVLTEAWTKL, encoded by the coding sequence GTGGGGAACCCGATAACCGTGACCCAGGACCTCTCCAAGTCCGCCTACGACCACCTGTGGATGCACTTCACCCGCATGTCGTCGTACGAGAACTCGCCCGTTCCCACCATCGTGCGTGGTGAGGGCACCTACATCTTCGACGACAAGGGCAAGCGCTACCTCGACGGTCTCGCGGGTCTCTTCGTGGTCAACGCCGGACACGGCCGCGAGGAGCTGGCCGAGGTCGCGTACAAGCAGGCCAAGGAACTCGCGTTCTTCCCCGTGTGGTCGTACGCCCACCCGAAGGCCGTCGAGCTCGCCGAGCGCCTCGCCGACTACGCCCCGGGCGACCTCAACAAGGTCTTCTTCACCACCGGCGGCGGCGAGGCCGTCGAGACCGCCTGGAAGCTCGCCAAGCAGTACTTCAAGCTCCAGGGCAAGCACACCAAGTACAAGGTCATCTCGCGTGCGGTCGCCTACCACGGCACCCCGCAGGGCGCCCTGTCCATCACGGGTCTGCCGGCCCTGAAGGCCCCCTTCGAGCCGCTGGTCCCCGGCGCGCACAAGGTGCCGAACACCAACATCTACCGCGCCCCGATCCACGGCGACGACCCCGAGGCCTTCGGCCGCTGGGCCGCCGACCAGATCGAGCAGGAGATCCTCTTCGAGGGCGCCGACACCGTCGCCGCCGTCTTCCTGGAGCCGGTGCAGAACGCCGGCGGCTGCTTCCCGCCGCCGCCCGGGTACTTCCAGCGCGTCCGCGAGATCTGCGACCAGTACGACGTGCTGCTCGTCTCCGACGAGACGATCTGCGCCTTCGGCCGCCTCGGCACGATGTTCGCCTGTGACAAGTTCGGCTACGTGCCCGACATGATCACCTGCGCCAAGGGCATGACCTCGGGCTACTCCCCGATCGGTGCCTGCATCGTCTCCGACCGCATCGCGGAGCCGTTCTACAAGGGCGACAACACCTTCCTCCACGGCTACACCTTCGGTGGCCACCCGGTGTCGTCGGCGGTGGCCATCGCCAACCTCGACATCTTCGACAAGGAAGGCCTCAACCAGCACGTGCTGGACAACGAGGGCGCCTTCTTCTCGACGCTGCAGAAGCTGCACGACCTGCCGATCGTCGGCGACGTCCGCGGCAACGGCTTCTTCTACGGCATCGAGCTCGTCAAGGACAAGGTCACCAAGGAGTCCTTCACGGACGAGGAGACGGAGCGCGTGCTCTACGGCTTCCTCTCCAAGGCGCTCTTCGACAACGGCCTGTACTGCCGTGCCGACGACCGCGGCGACCCGGTCATCCAGCTGGCCCCGCCGCTGATCGCCGACCAGGGCACCTTCGACGAGATCGAAGGCATCCTGCGCTCGGTGCTCACCGAGGCGTGGACCAAGCTGTAG
- a CDS encoding gamma-aminobutyraldehyde dehydrogenase, giving the protein MTTELRRLRNYINGEFRDAADGRTIEVINPATGEVYATSPLSGPADVDAAMEAAAAAFPAWRDSTPSERQKVLLKIADAFEERAEDLIAAEVQNTGKPVGLTASEEIPPMVDQIRFFAGAARLLEGRSAGEYMEGMTSIVRREPVGVCAQVAPWNYPMMMAVWKFAPALAAGNTVVLKPSDTTPASTVLMAEIIGQIVPKGVFNVVCGDRETGKAMVEHPTPAMASITGSVRAGMQVAESAAKDVKRVHLELGGKAPVVVFEDTDIESAVEGISVAGFFNAGQDCTAATRVLVQESIHDEFVAALAKAASEIKTGQPDDEDVLYGPLNNANQLKQVTGFIDRLPAHAKVESGGRRVGDKGYFYAPTVVSGLKQDDEIVQNEVFGPVITVQSFTDEAQALEFANGVEYALASSVWTKDHARAMRMSKSLDFGCVWINTHIPLVAEMPHGGYKKSGYGKDLSAYGFEDYTRIKHVMTSLG; this is encoded by the coding sequence GTGACCACCGAGCTGCGCCGGCTGCGTAACTACATCAACGGGGAGTTCCGCGACGCGGCCGACGGCCGCACCATCGAGGTGATCAACCCGGCCACCGGCGAGGTGTACGCCACCTCCCCGCTCTCCGGGCCGGCCGACGTCGACGCCGCCATGGAGGCCGCCGCGGCCGCCTTCCCCGCCTGGCGCGACAGCACGCCGTCCGAGCGCCAGAAGGTCCTCCTCAAGATCGCGGACGCCTTCGAGGAGCGTGCCGAGGACCTGATCGCCGCAGAGGTCCAGAACACCGGCAAGCCCGTCGGCCTCACCGCGAGTGAGGAGATCCCGCCGATGGTGGACCAGATCCGCTTCTTCGCGGGTGCCGCCCGACTGCTGGAGGGCCGCTCCGCCGGCGAGTACATGGAGGGCATGACCTCCATCGTCCGCCGCGAGCCCGTCGGCGTCTGCGCCCAGGTCGCGCCCTGGAACTACCCGATGATGATGGCCGTGTGGAAGTTCGCCCCGGCCCTCGCCGCGGGCAACACCGTCGTCCTCAAGCCCTCGGACACGACCCCCGCGTCGACCGTCCTGATGGCCGAGATCATCGGTCAGATCGTCCCCAAGGGCGTCTTCAACGTCGTCTGCGGCGACCGTGAGACGGGCAAGGCGATGGTCGAGCACCCGACCCCGGCCATGGCCTCCATCACCGGCTCCGTCCGCGCCGGCATGCAGGTCGCCGAGTCGGCGGCCAAGGACGTCAAGCGCGTCCACCTGGAGCTGGGCGGCAAGGCGCCGGTCGTCGTCTTCGAGGACACCGACATCGAGAGCGCCGTCGAGGGCATCTCCGTGGCCGGCTTCTTCAACGCCGGCCAGGACTGCACGGCCGCCACCCGCGTCCTCGTCCAGGAGTCCATCCACGACGAGTTCGTCGCCGCGCTCGCCAAGGCCGCCTCCGAGATCAAGACCGGCCAGCCGGACGACGAGGATGTGCTGTACGGCCCGCTCAACAACGCCAACCAGCTGAAGCAGGTCACCGGCTTCATCGACCGCCTCCCGGCGCACGCCAAGGTCGAGTCCGGCGGCCGTCGCGTCGGCGACAAGGGCTACTTCTACGCCCCGACCGTCGTCTCGGGCCTCAAGCAGGACGACGAGATCGTCCAGAACGAGGTCTTCGGCCCGGTCATCACCGTCCAGTCCTTCACGGACGAGGCGCAGGCCCTGGAGTTCGCGAACGGCGTCGAGTACGCCCTCGCCTCCTCCGTCTGGACCAAGGACCACGCGCGCGCGATGCGCATGTCCAAGTCGCTCGACTTCGGCTGCGTGTGGATCAACACCCACATCCCGCTGGTCGCCGAGATGCCCCACGGCGGCTACAAGAAGTCCGGCTACGGCAAGGACCTCTCCGCGTACGGTTTCGAGGACTACACGCGCATCAAGCACGTCATGACCTCCCTGGGCTGA